In a single window of the Cydia strobilella chromosome 13, ilCydStro3.1, whole genome shotgun sequence genome:
- the LOC134746915 gene encoding uncharacterized protein LOC134746915, translated as MPRIMYILRTSPTWMFHDDVAKLDDTLKLALESILNVHLNEAQWTQAALPIPFAAEAFVKWSSFCQGTEPPSNPATQRGWDDILCKKVVADLLSEAIGSDLARLKAASRAFHREHRLRSTAEAVPSLDLKAQEPKLPLSKLRLELSDRDQELLLNDIEISSVPESHGENVMHLVTTLGQKLGVELTEHDIVDAMRVGRAPQLEEGVHGPAARPRPLVERLARRAVRDRLLQAARVRRGITTEGAGIPGRTCRLYVNERLTPQNRRLLYKARELKQQYSWRYVWTRDGKIFARQQAGTSSPRYRIRTEVDLERVFGR; from the exons ATGCCTCggataatgtatattttaagaacATCTCCCACCTGGATGTTTCATGACGATGTAGCGAAATTAGATGACACACTCAAGTTAGCGCTGGAGTCAATATTAAATGTACATCTGAATGAGGCGCAGTGGACCCAGGCTGCTCTTCCG ATACCTTTTGCTGCGGAGGCATTTGTCAAGTGGTCATCGTTTTGTCAGGGTACGGAACCGCCAAGCAATCCTGCGACCCAAAGAGGTTGGGACGACATCCTATGTAAGAAGGTGGTTGCAGATTTGCTGAGCGAGGCTATTGGCTCAGATTTAGCGCGCCTCAAGGCCGCATCTAG AGCATTCCACCGCGAACACCGCCTGCGGTCGACAGCCGAGGCTGTCCCCTCCTTGGACCTGAAGGCCCAGGAGCCGAAGCTTCCCCTCTCGAAG CTTAGGTTAGAGCTCAGCGACCGCGACCAGGAGTTGTTATTAAATGACATCGAAATATCAAGTGTGCCGGAGAGTCATGGCGAAAATGTGATGCATTTAGTGACAACGCTTGGCCAAAAGTTGGGGGTTGAACTCACCGAACACGACATCGTCGACGCTATGCGTGTGGGGCGCGCGCCCCAGCTTGAGGAAGGTGTTCACGGGCCGGCAGCGCGGCCGCGGCCGCTCGTCGAGCGCCTGGCGCGCCGCGCCGTCAGGGACCGCCTGCTCCAGGCTGCGCGCGTGCGCCGCGGCATCACCACGGAAGGCGCCGGCATCCCTGGGCGTACGTGCAGATTATATGTCAACGAGCGGTTGACGCCCCAAAACCGACGACTCCTTTACAAGGCGCGGGAGCTGAAACAGCAGTACTCCTGGCGGTATGTCTGGACCCGCGACGGTAAAATCTTCGCACGACAGCAGGCTGGGACGAGTTCGCCCCGATACCGCATACGCACTGAAGTAGACCTGGAGCGTGTTTTTGGTCGATGA